The nucleotide window CAAGATACATTTGTAAAtcttaaaatagtaattatctaaaaaataaaaaatatttatgtataaattttcagCCCAAATTAGATATTTAattggaaatataaataactatagaatgtttaaaactacgccattttttgttttggataTCGCCTGAAGACCCAAACGGACATTtaagtgaaaattaaaatgagttttaattcatcaattaatgaaaaagaaaatggttCCATATTGCTTGTAATTCAGTTTAATGGCATAAACatcgttttattataaagttttagtATCGAAATTTATATGAAACCATGATTACgccaaaaatattaaggaCCCGTAGAAAACGACACGAATGTACTAAAACCGGTTAGCGCTAGTATGAGCCGTTGGATTGTGGAATCCCCAAACACGAACGATAGCGTTGTCCAGGGTGTGGAGAGAAGCCCTGCAGCCAGCCTTGGCTTTGACGCACACCCATCTGATTCTGTTCCCATACTTGTTGACGCGGTTGAAGCGGTATCGTCCAATCATGATCACAGGATTGCCTCGTTGGGATTTCGCGAATACCGGATTCAAATCTGAAACATACACTTTGCCGTTAGTACCCTTTAAGTAGTtttttgatatacatacaacataaattaaatgaatgtttACATCAAGATGAAGCAGTCTAGCACAGCACGGGTAGTTGTTGATATAAGAAACacaacttataataataaatttactatcaaAACCAGCAGTGATATAAAGTCTTTCTGCACATAATTAACCTTAAGTGTTAGTTGATATATATGCTACatgttaatgtaattttttattcttaaatcttacaaaaaatatggaatGAGCTGATATAATTTGGAATAATAGACAATTCTATGTAAAGCTACATAACTTTAAAAGgaactttttctatataagcACAGTCTTATtatggtaaaattaaaaactaacaaatatTGGCATATtctaattatatgtacttCAAAAGCTGATTAAACTAagttaggtacttaaaaattttaagtttcataGGACGAAACAAATCTTACAAACACAAGATAGTAATTATAATGtcgattaaaaattattcttaaGGTACTCTTATTGAAAACACTTAAAAAATACGTGAAATAAATCATATCTCCCGTTTTCCTTATCAAAGTTGTTACTTCTTTATCAATGATTATGGCTTCCCAAAGTCTTGACGATAATATTGTCCACAGTAGTGAGGGCGGCGTTACACCCATTCTTCTTCTTGATGCAGGTCCAGCGCACCTTGGAGCCCCAGCTCGCGTGTTTGTTGAAGCGCCACTCACCAATCTGAACCACTAAATTACCGCGTTGCGATAAACCAAACTTTGGTTctggaataaaattaaactgttGATAAATAACGAAATTGAGACAATGTAAGAATTCAAGAAAATCGTTTACCatctaaaagaaatattataaggGTAAAACACGTGAAATATGTAAAGACGTATGTATGAGTTTGAAATAGAAAGTCAAAGGTAATTTACAGACATTAATTTTGGACTTAATCACTTACATTACATATCATATCTCTCACATGAGTTGAAAAGTCGTAAAtgataaatgaatttaataagAACAAGTAAACCAGAAGCAGTCTTTTTCTGTACTGCATTACAGCGACACTTTGTACAACTTCCAGGGACCAActattggtattttttttaaacaaatttttttttttttttttttttttttttttttttttttttttttttttttttttttatacgggacaaattacactgattgagttagcctcgaagtaagttctaaacttgtgttacgagatactaactcaacgatactatattttataataaatacttataaatacttatatagataaacatccaagacccaggacaatcagaaaaagttcttttctcatcatgccctgaccgggattcgaacccgggacctccggtgtcacagacaagcgtagtaccgctgagccacagaggccgtcaaattattGTTTGCGTAACAGATTTATCACGAGGTAGTTTCtagttattaaaaactaatttttaattatcttcttCATGATTATGCTCATTTTTAGAATGTACCAGCAGCTCCCCAAAGGTGATCACTCGCGCGATGCAACCCATTTTATTACACTTCCATGATATCTTGTGGCCATTCTGGTAGTTTCTGGAGAATCTCATGCCGCGATATAAAAGCATGGTGGTCCCTTTGTTCGTTTGTATGAAGCGAAGatctgaaataaaacatatttatcaaaatctgACGATAAGCCTTAAATTGTTTGATTGTAGAAATTCCTGCTGTTGACATTTCAGACggcaaataaactttttttaccGTACAAAACCGTTTTTACCGTAAAAAAAGCATTTGTTACTTTAACATGGTTTAATTCAACATAGTTTCAAAGtaaccttttttaaaaatatattttaaactatcaCCAAATCACAGCTGGTGCTGAAAGCTTGAGCTGTCTCTCTGATGATTATGATGAGTGGAAAGTTGATTAGATTGGAGATGATGAGATTTTACTTTGGAGTTTTAATTAGACGAAAGCGCCGTTGCCATATCATACGTAGGTCGGAAGTACATGGTTATGCATATCTCATGAGACAACTAACTTTCCAGATGTCATTCATACCTTGGCCTTGCAGCTTGTTTTAAAACGAACAGTCAAACCTCTTGCCTACTTgggaatattttattaactagtTTCTATgttagtataattatataatacctccaattttataaataggtcAAATGTTGAGGCTAATTTCTGAAGTAAGCAATTTCAGAATACCAGCTTTACCCATTTGGTACACACAAAGGTACATGGGTGAAACTACTTAGTATTGTATTCAGAAGCAAGTCCAGTTACAGGATCAAAAGTCTCATTTAGCAAAGAAGcttgttttattacattacaGTTCTAAGCTATAAGGATAAATTGTTCGTTAACAATACttgcttaatattataaagatatgaGATGATTTTAACTACTAAGTAAACATCGAACAGACCTTCCCTTGTATAGACTAAAAAACAATGATCAGAATGAATCAAACGGTAATGACCtacaatttaatatattcaCCACCTTTCCCACGAAAATATTTGGGCGGCTCGTGGTTGTGTTCACGATTTGTGTGCATTATTGCTCCATCAGAGTACCTCCGAAGCTTTGCTGGGCAACCTTTGGATTTGGACGAGCAAACCCAATGCGCAGAGAAATTAATCTGGTAGTATGTGTATTTCCCGATCATCAGAAGATGTTTTTTACCACTTCGAGTTGGGATCATCTCCACCTCTCCATCTACTTCTGTGGATTCGTGGTTTAACGTTAGTCATCATATTAGtcaatatcaatttaaatttagtctttttttcctttattattGCAATGCTAAAGGTAGATTTcctaaatttgtataaattaaaagacaaattttataaaaaaatgtaatatatgcttttatttttttaggccgAACCTACGTCATATGAGTCAAACTCTATAGATCAGCTcaaactaaattttataaacaaacgtgcaaaaaaatataaatacgttGGTCTTGGCCTAAGCCTACTTTCAATCTACATCTACAGCTTAATATAAACACCGTTTCGACAAATATATTTGGGTGGAGGATGATTATGCTGTGTGTTGACTCTGACTATTTCTCCGCTGGGGTAATACCGCAGGCGCGCCTCGCACCCTTGGGCCTTCGATGAGCAAACCCACCGCACCGAGTAGTTTATCTGGGAGTATGTGAATGAATCCAACATGAGAAGAAATTTCTTGCCACTGCGTGTCGGTATCATCTTTACGTTTTCCTTTTTTCCTGTGTgcaaaaatgttatgtttgaCGGGATCTTTCTTGAAATCATCAAATTGGTTATTATTTTGggacattttaaaatcaatgtaataatataagcGATCACTGTGTACCTTCAAATAACAGAAAACTGAGcatattaaagtttaattatcTTCTACAAATTAATGATACTCGTACAATAGTTTCTTgcaaacaaatgaaaaatgtgcCCGGCATTTTTCATGACCTAGACTGTCTAAGTCTGACTTGTAGGGGAACCTAGCCCATGTTGGATCATAGTTAGACATTcagcctgaatgtgcaggtttccctACGATGTTTtctaatgttaatatttttattacatattttgtgCAACTATATCTTCAAATAACTACCATCATGGCACACAACGTAATTGGGAGGTGGATGATTATGTACTGTGTTCACTCGCAGGATCTTTCCGTCAGGCAACCTTCGTATCCTGGCCAGGCAGCCTGCCATCTTGGATGAGCAAAACCAGTGCACTGTGTAGTTGATCTGGGAGTAGGTATACCCGTTCAGCATCAGAAGAAACTTTTTCCCGCGTCGCGACGGAATTATCTTCACTTCGTCGTCGTCTGATATACAAAAaggttatatattttatgatagtCAATGGTAAATTTTGACAAAgttgtaaaagttaataagttTAGGTTAATGTTTTTCAGGTTCTCACGTTTTGATACGAACTTTGACTGGCAGATACTGACATAACTCTTAATGATTTAaagcaatataataaataattaaagatttgtaagtaaatacttttatttgaaaagctatcgttataaaaatattatactttaatATAGTCgccattcaaacaaacataattagGCGGTAGATGATTATGTTGCGATTCTATATGTTCTATGATACCATCTAGATGCCTTCGTAATCTGGCCGCGCAACCCTGCGCCTTAGACGAGCAAATCCAGCGGGTAGAGTTATCTTTCTGGGAGTAAGTATAACCATCTATCATAAGCAGAAACTTCTTCCCGCTGCGAGTGGGTATCATTTTCACATCACTTTGTCCTGTAAAATACAAagagttataatataaaaccaaAACTAACAAACGCATGAATATACAATGAGttcgttaaaaaaatagaaaaagaaagaaaaaactCTCTCATACTAATTGATTGGTCAGCTGAACGTTTTTAGTATAGGGTAAAAAATAGCTTTTTGCAATAAGTTTTTTTGGAAACCGACTCAGTTACagctttcttctttcttcctTTACGCATAAAATGGTAATTGATTGGGCTTTTGGCTTGGTGGTATATACCGttgggtgacatttaaaagtaTCGATGAAGTTCTAATTTAATGCAATACCATCCGCTCCCGTagataatgaaatgaaaattttatgaaagttGCATTACAACAAATGTATGATCAagtatacaaacaaaatatctcctttgaatatttatttaactaaaattctATTCTTCTAATGACTTGATAAGGAACATCTTAAAAGCTTCTAGTAAACATTATTGCTTAGACACAaccgtatttataatatttaaggcCTAACACTGGAAGCGATCCGTAAAGTATCACAATGTATTATTGTCTATAAGCACAACTTTAGAAATAGCTATATATCgtactatatatacataataatctaataaataatgtgactAGTAGGTATTCGGCAGATACTGGAAAACTATATAGTTAATACTGGAGAAAGTGCCCATCCAAATGTAAGTAAACTTTTGCACGCTTAGACATGAGCAAACTGAATAAATAGGTTCTTCTGTTTTTTATTCATCTTTAAAGCTACTTATAAGAACATattctcatttttattatattctcaTAATGATAAAAAGCTAAACGCTtaataacatttgtttttatagagACTTTATCTTCATTATCCTAATCTTCACTAATGAATTGGTTTGGCTCTTATTTAGTTTATGTATCGATAGTTGAAGATATGTTTTCTAAAACGCAAATAGATTATTGAGCTAGAGCCATAGAAAAATACTTTAGAAATAGAAGCGCTGAATACAGGTCAATGTAACGTCACAGTGGATGAGTGTCAGCTTTACAACTTCGTAGAAAACTGCTACTAAGGAGGTGTAAATATTTATCCCATAACTGCGGCTGGAGTTCTATTTAGTCGTTGGAGCAGTGATGCAGAGCGATCTGAAGGTCGTTAAAAGAATAAAGTCTGCCTCGTGGATGAAACTTAACGACtgaaacaaaaagtatttCGAAGATTAGATCGTTTTCTTTGGTCGATTCCTGAATTTGATTTCtagttgaataataaaatatataaaacaaattatttactatCTCTTTCATAGTACCTGGGCGGCCGAGTTCCGCTTGGTGTTAGCTGTTTAACCACAAAAACCATATTTGTTTCTAGATTGACAGAAACAGCAAAAACAGTTATGAGAATGAGTAAAAGtttgactaaaataaaaatcaaagtaGCTTAGAAAACAAGTATGTTCGccaatcaaattttattaaatttgactaTTACGTAGTATATAAGTagtacaaaatgtaaaaaatgtcAACATCTTAATGAACGTAACAAAGCAGATGAATACAACAACTAAATGTAAGAAATCTTTGATAAAGACACGCCCAACGAAAATATTGATGAGTCAACTGAACTTGTCAAACAATAATCCGATAGTTCTATCACCATTGCCACTCTCATGGTTATGTTCTTTAACGGTGATGACCTCATTTTCTATAATCCTAACCACAGACTTGCATGCCTTGGTGTGCCTCACACATCTCCACCAGGACGTGCTTCCGTTCTGCCGACGAAGCCCGTACCTAAATCCGTCCATAATAAGCATATGAGTCCCTCGTTTCGTCTGTATTATTTGCGGCGATCCTATAAAATGAattcagaaataaatttttataatacacataaaatacgaaataatagacagtaaagggtcaggtcaaaagtacccgaaaccgccgagcttgcatgaagagagttatgaatgtggatgaagcaaaggaagtatgcagggatcgtggcaagtggaaagaggtagtctctgcctacccctccgggaaagaggcgtgattttatgtatgtatgtatgtatagacaGTAAAATATATGCTGTTTCATAGACTAAAAACTAAATGCAAACATGGCTGTCTGATTGGTTGGAATTTTTTCCTCAGAAACCAGTGCCATCTGGAATTGAATAATGAAACACTTTtagatattttgttattctGTTTTATATTCTATATTATGCAAGTAGTTTTTCAAAACTTTGACACAGTGGTCACCACATATTTCtgtagattatattttatttaataattcgtAGATCAATTTATATAAGGAGAAAATCTTATTGTGAAGCTCTACATAGTACAAAACAAGTTCACGTATCTGTCCGTTTATCCTCTATGAAAGTGTTcttggaaaattattttgaaatggtAATCATATGATAAAGGTGTTACAGTTAGTTACAGTTAGAAGAGATAAAATGGGTCGTAAAGAAAACACCAAGACAATATTGACATGtgactaaattaatattatgtgtGAATATATTAACATGATACACCTATATCCTTATACGTCATGATCAAAACACTTAAACGATAgacgaacagacagacagagagACGGGTAGAAAACCAATAGTTAAAGATTAAACATAGTCATAAATCTCGAATATACTTTCAtcgttaaacaaaaaatttaatcaaatttctCACAGCCGGCTGAAATATCGACtttatatacaaaaagtaTACATACAGAAAATTAACTCTTATATAAGAGGAAAGGCAGCTAAAATATCTATTAATGTGAAGGATGAGCAAGAAAATCGaactaatattattgaaaattggCATACAGATATTAAGGAAACATTCGTTATGAAAGGATTTATGGAAATTACAAACGATTCAAATTCAGGCAAATGTTACATGGCATGACACAATTCCGCAATTGCCTGTATCACAATTCGAGAAACATTTTACTAGTTTGAGTAACACCCATTAGGAACACttaatataaagtttattgaTTCAAAATTCGTGAACGTAAATTTACAATaagtttgtcttaaatataGTACGAGTACTCTACAATGTCTGAATTTGACTGATTAcaatatacttatacaaattttaattttctaacaTAATTTGAGAGAATACTAATGTTTATTAATCAAATCATTAGGAGGGTGTATATGTTTGTTATGTCGGTCGACTATAGTGCAGCCGATGGTGACCACCATGGCGTGGCAGTTCCTGGGCCTGCTGTCAGCGCAGAGCCACTTGACCCTGGAGGAGCAGACCGAGTGCCTGGTGTACTGGTACCCACGGAGCTTCATGATACGACCACCCATTTTAGACGTGAAAAATGTAGGACGATCTGCGTTGAAAAGACAACAATTATATTAGGCACcagttttatattgttttttcttaatGTGCTTATTAAATAGACTTAggtataattaaatcataacaaCGAACCGTGGTCAACAACAACCGATagaaatcaaaaataataagaccaaGAACAAATGTATGACAAAGACAATTCAAGATGGCAGCAGACCCTAACATGTGTGGCAAAAAGAGAGAATCTtacgttttaataaataaataagaatctcTTTTGCTTCTCGTCAaagatatgtatattacaaaaatggacaagagaaatagaaaaaacacacaattttatgattaaattataattacttaatcaACAAGTAAAATTCGCATacagctttttttatttaactaaatcggtcgaaattcaaataaaaaaatgttgtttctACAATTATTAgttaccattttattttcaaacaattattgatgatgttttatttattctaatcattttgtaaaccaaaaaaaaaaaattcaattcgaaTAAATGACACCTCTTTTACACTTGTAGGTAGGATAGGATGTGTTCATAAGCTGACCATGCATTTCTGCGTCGTagcgtaaaaagaaaaagactcAAGTACACATGCTAGTAAATCACGGATAATATAATTAGACGGAGTAACTCTAGTAAGGCATTACATAGCAAACGACTAAAGAGTAAAGTTTCCTAAGCTCTGCGGAAAAGAGCCTGAGTTGCGCCTTTTGATAAACAAGTTTAGGATCGTTAAAGTGTATTAGGTGGCGGATGATTATGCAAATTGTTGCACTTCACAATTTGGTTGCCGACGGTAAATATGACTGCTCGGCACTCCCTGTTGTTGAAGCTGCACCACCATCTGATCTTCGTGCCGTCTCTGGAAGTGGAGTGCTTTAGAAATTTGTGACCCATATAGTATATCATTTGCGCTCCGCGGGAAGATCGGGTGAACATTGGCCCTGAGAAATTGTAATGACACTTTATTCAGAAGCTACGGatcatttatgtaataaatatcaacgaacacatttttaataagaaattacAGGTTGACGACTGATCGATTTCGAACGATCAAAacaaatttcgtgaaatcaGAACATTGATCTACCTAATTAAGTGAATTTCGGTAAATCTTCCCTTAGTGCACCCTTAGACTACATAAGGGACTTACATGCCATACAATGCTTATGTCAACATGTCGTTATGCGAACTTTAAgccattaaatttaatgagcACTATAAGACAAATCCATCGCTTTTCCgcgtttgattaaaaatacgGTTAAAGTCGTgtgtttcttttctttaaaataaaagtgtaaGTGGCTAACACTTGTGTCAGATTTTCCAGGACATCTAACATAGCTTTTCGTCTGTCATCTACAATCTGATGGAAGCCAAGACCAACAACTTTACGAGAAAATTACAGTGCCACCCATGCAAGTATGCGCCTGGGCTGGCTAACATGCGTAAGCGCTTCTAAGTTTTTCTAACCTGGATATTTTCTAAAGTTACACTGCTTCAGTTAATTATGAAGATTTTcattctgaaatatttttttagtgagGTTATCTTAGCAGATCATTGCTTTAAGTAAGTGTTTTGTCATCGTTAATTAACACATTAATTCCaaactattaattaaaaaaaattatttacaactaGTTATTAAGTAaggtttttttcttcttacttATGAATTACCATGGGCAACTTTTATTCCCACAGAAGCGaagaaaaaccaaaaaatagtAATTCAAGACGTTCAGTGCATATTTTCTCTTACCCATGATTTTTTCCGAACCAGCAATTCCATTTCATctggaaataaaacaaaacacaaattataaaaataataataattaccttcgactttttttaagtttcaacAACGCTAAACTACAAAAACTAGGTTAATTCGGTCAACATAAAAATCGGAAGAGTTAGTgctatattattccgatttttaTGAGGTCAGCATAAAAAGCacacaaaaattattgttttatttaacattccaattataattattgactAATTTGTCGAATACTAATCTATAAACCATGACACCATAACTCAGGGGAGGCTAAGTTTTTACTAACGGTTTTAACGTAAAGGTGGAACGCACTATATTTGAGCAAAAATGATAACTGCCGCGGGTGAGGAGCAACCCTTATCTACATTTACTTTAATTGTCCTGGGGGCTTATCCATAgcccaaaaaattatatgcGTTTATGATATTACCGCTTTCTCTATTTTTTAGATAATCAAACATTTTAACGAGAGAAGTCTATGTTAAAGTTAAACCGATACACCCTCGGTTTAACTTTAACATAGAATCAATACATccatcaataaatattaaatgtcacttcatacttctttcgctcaTCTACAATCATAACTGTCTTCTTGCGAACTTCTCGGTTTACGGTACTTTAGACCTGACCTTTTGGCAGACTCACGGAGTATGACACTGCTCCGCAATCTTCTGTACTTTAAAACGGAGCTATTTCCTTCTATTGCTTTTTCTTCCAATATTGCAGTTTTTTATAATCAGCATATTTTGGGCTAATTTTCTAACTTGTCCCTGTATCTTTTATCTCTTTCAGCTGCTGGAAGTGGAGTCCTTGCtgcaaataaaaagtaaattatatagaaatatatttttttacacttacAGAAGGACAGACAGGTTTtcggatttaaaattttattattaagtacgagtatgtattgattgtttttatagCAATTTTGCACAGTATTGTAAAA belongs to Amyelois transitella isolate CPQ chromosome 10, ilAmyTran1.1, whole genome shotgun sequence and includes:
- the LOC132902210 gene encoding uncharacterized protein LOC132902210 codes for the protein MLNGYTYSQINYTVHWFCSSKMAGCLARIRRLPDGKILRVNTVHNHPPPNYVVCHDGKKENVKMIPTRSGKKFLLMLDSFTYSQINYSVRWVCSSKAQGCEARLRYYPSGEIVRVNTQHNHPPPKYICRNGVYIKL